TTTCATATAATCCATTGAGGCGTGTTCAACCATTGGCTGAAGTGCTGTTGACCCACCAGCTGTCACCTGTTTGCCACTCATACCACAGGCACTCAAAGCAAACAAACTTGCGCTTGCAATCAAAGCGATAAAAATTTTCTTCTTCATAGCTTAATTATACCATAATGCCTTATCAAATTTAGGAAAATGATAGCGTTATTATGTAAATGTTTTGTAAACGACACAGGAAAATGCTCAGCTTCTTAAAGAGAGTGAGCAGTTTAAATTCCTGTCCTGTAATCAAAAACAATGAAGAAAGTTTTTTAGTATCTACCACCTCTTTATACTCATAGGACTAACCCACTTTGATAATCTGCAAATTCTCAATCTCACGATAAACTTTTTAATTTATGAAGAAGAAAATTTTTATCGCTTTGACGAGTTGCTTATCGAAGGAGACTAGTAGATTATTATTATTTTTTAGTGATATTCCCTTCAGCATCACGCTCAACTTTCATATCACCAATTGGAATGTAGCCCAATTTTTTGATATCTTTTTCATTGTTTGCCACATATTTGATGAAAGCTTTCTCAGCTGCAGTCTCCTTTTTAGTGTTTGTATACATATGTTCATATGACCAAACTTTATATGCGTTGGTTACAACATTTTCTTCAGTTGGCTCAACTCCATCAATTGATACTGCTTTAATATCTTTGCTTGTTTCAACATAAGAAAGTGCAACATAGGAGATAGCTCCTGGAGTTTGCCCAACCATTTGTACAACTGATCCTGAAGCATCTTGAGCAGGTCCACTAACTTCCGTTGCTCCACCAAGTGCTAAACGGTCAAAGTTTACGCGTGTCCCAGAACCCTCTGTACGGCTAATTACTGTGATTTTTTGATTTTGCCCGCCTACTTCTTTCCAGTTTGTCACTTTACCTGTAAAAACATCTTGAAGCTGTTGAGAAGTTAGATTTTTAACATCAATATCAGCATTTATAATTGGTGCAAAGCCAACAACAGCTACTTTATGATCAGTGATAGCTGACGCATCAATTCCGGATTTTTCTTCAGCGAAAATGTCAGAATTCCCAATTTGGAATGAACCTGTCGCAACTTGAGTCAAACCAACACCAGAACCGCCCCCTTGAACAGTCACTTGAACATTAGGATTTTTTGCCATAAACTCCGTAGAAGACTGCTGCGCTAATGGCTGGAGAGCTGTTGAACCACCAGCAATAATCTTACCTGAAAGAGCTTTATCAGAAGATTGTGATGAACTAGATGATGAGCTATTAGACGAGCCACAAGCAGCTAAAGTTAAAAGAGCGCCAGCAGCGATTAGACCAACAAGAATTTTCTTTTTCATGAGTAAACTTCTCCGTAAATTTCTAAGTAAATTGTTAAGCATTTTTGCTTACAAAACTATTTTATCATCTCTCACACTCCTTATTTGTAAATAATTAGTAAATAAGAAGTAAATGTAATGTAAATCATATTTTTACCTCATCTTTTGCAGATAAAGCTCAAGAACATCAGTTGAGATAGCCTTAATCCGTCTTTAAAAATAGAAAAAGAACTGTTAATGCCACAGTTCTTTAATATTCTAACGATTATAAGCCTTGATTTGTCGCGCAATATCTCGATTTTGTTCTTTACGTTTTAAGGTTTCGCGCTTATCATAATCTTTTTTCCCACGCGCAAGTCCCATTAGAACTTTGGCAAATCCGTTCTTTAGATATACTTTCAATGGAATAAATGTTATCCCCGTACCAGTTAGTTCTTTATCAATTTTTGCAATCTCTGCTTTTTTCAGTAACAATTTTCGAGTACGTAATTCTTCCACATTAAAAATATTGCCCTGCTCAAAAGGTGCAATATGTACATTTGACAGCCAAACTTCCCCATTTCGAACACGTGCAAAGCCATCTTTAAGTTGAATTTTTGCCTGACGCACGGACTTAATCTCCGTTCCTGTCAGCACTATTCCCGCCTCAAAAGTTTCATAAATTTCATAATCATGCCGCGCTTTTTTATTCTGAGCTAACGGCTTGTCTTCTGTGTTTTTTACCATGCTTTAATTTTACCACAAAAATAATATTTATTGAACAAATTCTTTAATGCTTCGCAAAATCTCTTCAGCTAAGAGCTCATAGGTTTCCGGCGTAAAATGTATCCCATCTGCTCTCAACAAGCCTTTTGGGTTTTCATGTTCTGACATTGTTTGAAAAATATCAATAACTTGAATTCCTTTTCTCTCAGCCAGATCAATTGTTGCCTGCCGAAAAAGTTTTACTTCGGACAACTTGCTATAATGCATGGGCTCGTCATCGTTGTAAAAAGGAGGAGTAATCAAAATCGTTTTTTTCGGTCCTAAACGAGAAATAATTTGTGCCAAATTATCCTGAAACTCTTGTAGGCGAATCAGATGATAAGGTGAAGCATCATTTGCTCCAAAAAAGACAAAGTTTAAATCTGCTGCTTCTTGAGCAACATATTTGAGACGAAATAAGGCCCCATAAGTGTCATCGCCATTCATTCCATAGAGGATAACTTTTATATCAGGGCGCTTTTGCTCAATTAAGCGAGCTAAAATCGTTGATGAACCGCCCTCGTCCATCCCAAAACCATTTGTTACTGAATCGCCAAAAATCGTGATTTTCATGTACTGACCTTTCAAAATATTTTTCTATATTTTACCACATGATACTAGTTATTAAAAAGCTCGCAGTGAATCCTGCGAGCTTTTGTCTTCTCTTTTAGTTTACTGAACTTATACTAATTTCTCAGAGACAGCAGCTAAAAGTTCTGGAATCCCAGAAGCGTTTGAACCACCGGCCATGGCCATATCTGGTTTTCCGCCACCTCGACCGTCAACAAACGGAGCGAGTTCTTTGACTAAATTACCAGCTTTAACCACTGAAGATTTAGAAGCAACCAAGAGACTTACTTTTTCACCAATCTTAGCAACTAAAACCAGCACATCTGATAGTTCTTTTTGTTTCCAAATATCTGCCAAGTTACGTAAGCCGTTAGCATCAGGAACTGTCACTTGACTTGCAATAAAGCTTGTGTCGCCAGCTGTTTTCACATCTTTAAAAATTTCATCTGATTGTGAAGCTGCCAATTTTCCAGCTAAGGCATCATTCTCTTTTTGGAGTGTTTTAAATTCTTCTTGAAGGCTTGATACTTTTGCTACAACTTGTGATGCTTGTGGCGCTTTTACAACCGTTGCTACTTCAGCCAAAGTATTCTCAGCATTTTTGAAAGCTTCATAAGCCTTTTGACCAGTTACAGCAATGATTCGACGCACACCAGAGCCAATTCCTTCTTCTTTAACAATCTTGAACAGACCAATCTCAGAAGTACTTTGAGTATGTGTTCCCCCACAAAGTTCGATAGAATAATCGCCAATGATGACAACACGGACATTTTTCCCGTATTTTTCACCAAAAAGTGCTGCTGCTCCCAGTTCTTTAGCTTGGTCAACCGTCAAGTCCGTGCGTGTTTCAACGGCAATGTTTTCCCAAATTTTTTCGTTAACTTCTTGTTCAATTGCTGCTAACTCCTCTTTGGTTACTTGAGCAAAGTGAGTAAAGTCAAAACGTAAGAAGTCTGTTTCATTGAGTGAGCCGGCCTGCAAAGCATGATTCCCAACCACAGTATGTAAAGCAGCATGAAGTAAGTGAGTTGCCGTGTGGTTTTTCACAACAGCATTACGACGTGCTTCATCGATTTCTAAGGTATAGCTTTCGCCAACTTTCAATGTTGATAAAATTTCAACAGCGTGCAAGTTTTGCCCGTGTGGTGAGTGTTGCACATCGACAACATTAGCTACTACTTGTCCAGCTGCGTTTTTAATTACACCATGGTCAGCAACTTGTCCACCCATTTCAGCGTAAAAAGGTGTCACATCAAAGACCAATTGGGCATGACCTGTCACGGTTTCAACTTTTTCGTCTTCTTTTACGGCAACCAAAAGTTTAGCTTGAGCTTGATGTTCATCATAAAGGAAGATTGATTCTACCTCGATTGATGACAGGGTTTCATTTTGTGAACCCATAGACCCACCTTTGACAACGGCAGCACGCGCACGGTCTTGTTGTTCTTTCATAGCTGCTTTGAAACCTTCGTGATCAATCTTGAAGCCTTCATCTTCTGCTAGTTCTTCGGTTAATTCCACAGGGAACCCATAGGTGTCGTACAGGCGGAAAATATCTACTCCGTCAAGGGTATCTTTACCTTCGGCTTTAAGATTAACTAACAACTCATCAATCAGTTTTTGACCTGCATCAATCGTACGGTTGAATGTTTCTTCTTCGCGATCAATGATTTGCATGATGAAATCTTGTTTTTCAAGGACTTCTGGATAGTAAGATTGCATAATTTTACCAACCGTTGGCACCAGTGATGCCAAGAATTTACCTTGAATGCCCAATTTTTTACCGTGCATAACAGCACGACGAAGCAGACGACGAAGAACATAACCACGTCCTTCATTTCCTGGCAAAGCACCATCACCAATTGCAAATGAAAGTGAGCGGATATGGTCAGCAATGACTTTAAAGCTCATATTTTCTGTGTCGGGACTGTAAGTTTTACCAGATAGTCTTTCGATTTCGCGAATGATTGGCAAGAACAAGTCAGTATCAAAGTTAGTTTTTCCGCCTTGGATAATGCAGACCATACGCTCCAAGCCCATGCCCGTATCAATATTTTTTTGTGGCAATTCAGGATATTCTGAACGAGGAATTGCTGGATTAGCATTGAATTGTGAAAGAACGATGTTCCAAATCTCGATATAACGGTCATTTTCGATATCTTCTGCCAATAATTTCAAGCCAACGTTTTCTGGATCATAAATTTCTCCACGATCAAAGAAAATTTCGGTGTCAGGGCCTGAAGGACCCGCACCAATTTCCCAGAAGTTATCTTCAATTGGGATAAGATGTGATGGGTCAACACCAACCTCTACCCACCGATTGAAGGTATCTTTATCATCTGGATAGTAAGTGATATAAAGCTTTTCAGCTGGAAAATCAAACCATTCTGAACTGGTCAATAATTCCCAACCAAAAGCAATTGCTTCGTTACGGAAGTAATCACCAATTGAGAAATTTCCAAGCATTTCAAACATTGTATGGTGACGAGCAGTTTTTCCAACATTTTCAATATCATTTGTACGAATTGCTTTTTGGGCATTGGTAATCCGTGGATTTTCTGGCACTACTGATCCGTCAAAATATTTTTTGAGGGTAGCAACTCCAGAATTGATCCACAACAAAGTTGGATCGTTCACAGGAACGAGGCTTTGTGATGGCTCAATTGTGTGGCCTTTTGACTTGAAAAAGTCGAGGAACATTTGGCGAACTTCTGCAGAAGTCATGGTTTTCATTATTTTTCTCCTTTTGGTGACAAGTCCATTTTCTTAGGAACTTTAAAGCATGGGTAAATTTTCATAATTACTCATCCTTTAAAGCTTCTAAGAAACAAACTTCATTTTGTGAAAAAATTCACGATAAAACAATAAAATTCTACCGTAAACAAAGGGGCGTATACAGTTATACCGCGGTACCACCCTTATTCACGATAGAATCTCTATCATCTTAGTTTGGTTGTTAAAGCAGTTTTCGCTGCTGTAGGCACGGTTTTGACTTACTCATTCACACCAGTCTGAGCTCTCTTTTAAGTCAATGATTTAATTATTTAGTTGATGAGCTTGTTGATGATGTTGCTGTAAATTGTGAGAACAGTGATGAGAATGCTGTTTCTTTCACTGTTACGTTATTTTTCTTCAGGTATTTAGAAATAACGCCTGCTACATAAGTTGAATCTTGTTCTTTTTCAGATTTGATTACTGCTTTAAGCTCTTTTTTGTACTTGTTCATGTCAGTACCTTTGTCAGAAGTTTTAACCATTTCGACAAGATAGTAGCTTGATGAGCCAGTTGATGAATTTGTCGCTTCAATGACATCTGAAAATTCACCATTTTTCAACTTAAACGCCGCTGTTTGAACTGCCGCTGGAACTGTTGTTGTGGTAGAATTGAAAGTCATCTTGCTTGCTGCGTTTGTTTTTTCAAATGCTGCTTTACCAGCATCATCTTTTTTAGCTGCTTCTAAAGCTTTTGTAGCCGCATCTTTTGATGTTTCTGCAACAACGTAGGCAGTCACATCTGGATGATAAGTTGCCCATGCTTTTTTAAGGTTAGCATCCGTATATTGAGTTGCTTTGATTTCATGTTCAATTGCGGCTTGTTCTAACATTTGTGTACGCATATATGGCGTAAAGCTTGCTTCTGTCAAGCCTTGTTGTTGCAAAGCTGATGAGAATTGTTCGCCATATTGACTCTTAATTTTCTTAACTTGTGCAGCAACGTCTTTGTCTGTCACTTCTTTACCAAAATCTTTGCTGAAAATTTTGTCAAAAGTAAGGTTTTGGAGCAATGTTGTAGTAGGCATTGACGGGAAATCTTTAGCTTCTTTGTATAAATCAGAAACACGAATGGTGTCACCTTTCATGGTGATGATATCCTTGTCAGTTGAACTATTACTTGAGCAACCAGTAAGGGTAACAAGCGCTGCACCTGCAAAGACTGTAGCGATGACTAATCCGAGTTTTTTTAATTTCAAGATATTCTCTCCTTCGCATCAAGATTCTTATCCCTTCTGGACAGGAATCAATGTTTTATTTCTAACTTGCTGTAATTATATCATAAAAAGTTGAAGAAATCCGTATTTATGCAAATTTTTCATTTGTAAGTTTGGTAACTATTTTTTCAAGAAAATAAACGAGTCAATTGAAAATTTTTAGGCTTTTTTAATCATCAATAACCCATCACCAAGTGGAAGGACACTGGTCATGTATTTTGGATTATTGAACACTTCATCGAATAGGCGTCGTAGTCCTCTTTCTAACGCACGTTGGCTGCGTTTAATTTCCATGATTGGGACTAAAATTTCTCCTGCTTGAAATATATCATCCATTAAAATGACACCATTATCTGAAAGTAATTCTAACGCTCGAGGTAAAAATTCGACATATTTTGACTTGGCAGAATCCATGAAAATGATGTCAAAAGTACCTGTAAGCTCCGTCAAAACTTCGGCCGCATCGCCTTCTTTAAGAATTATTTGTTTGCGATGATCATACTGTTTCAAATTTTCTTTGGCTAGGGCAATCATTTCAGGATTACGATCAATGGTGACAATTTCTGCATTTGGAGCACTTTCTGACATCATCAAGGCCGAAAAACCAATTGCTGTTCCGATTTCTAAAATTCTTTGCGGACGCATTAAGCTCAAAAGCATTTGGAAATAAAGAACTGTTTCATGAGGAATGACCGGAATATTATTCGTTTGCGCAAATTCTAGAACATTTGTGATTTCACCACTCAGCTGAGTTTGACTTTCCCGCATCCATTCCACAAGTTCGGGTTTGACAACGGGACGGTTCATCATTGGATTGCTTGTTCGTTTATATGTTTCAACCATGTTTAAAGATGGACTCCTTTTTCAACTAATTTTTCTAGTTCATCCAAACGTTTTTCAAAGAGTTTGAATGCTGCTTCAAGATATTCGCCAGATTCCATATCAACTCCTGCCTTAGCAATGACCTCTAAGGGGTAGGCTGAAGATCCTGCTTTTAAGTAATCTAGGTACTTTTCACGATCTTTTGCTGTTCCGTGAACAATTTTTTCTGCTAGAAAGCTAGCTGCTGCAAATCCTGTGGCATATTGAAAAACATAAAAATTATAGTAAAAATGCGGAATTCTTGCCCATTCGTATTGAATTTCTTCGTTTTCAATAGCAGACAAGCCATAGTACTTTTCATTAAGTTTTCCGTAAAGTTCGTTCAAAAACTCACTAGTTAAAACTTCGCCAGCTGCATCTGTTTCATGGATAATTTGTTCAAACTCGGCAAATTGGCTTTGACGGAACACAGTACCTCTAAAACTGTCAAGCCAATGATTCAGCAGGGCAAAGCGTTCTTTATCATTCTTAGATTCGTTGAGAAGACTTTCAGTCAAGATGTTTTCATTTGTTGTTGAAGCAATTTCAGCCAAGAAAATCGGATAATCTCCGTAGACATAAGGTTGATTTTCTCTTGTGAACGTACTATGCATGGAATGACCCATTTCATGAACGAGCGTGAATAAGTCGTCAAGGGTTTCTTGCCAATTTAAAAGCATAAAGGCATTGGTAGTGTAAGCTCCACCAGAGTATGCTCCTGAACGTTTTCCAACATTTTCAGCGACATCAATCCATCGCTCATCAAATGCTCGTTTGACTCTCATTGCATAAGCTTCGCCAAAAATAGACAATACTTCTTGAGCTTTTTTTTGACCAGATTCATAGTCGAACTTATAGTCTAAATTTGATAAAGGGCGATAGAGGTCGTACATTTTGAGGTCTGGAAGTCCCAATATTTGCTTACGTAAGGCAATATAACGATGCAAAAGTGGCAAGTAATGATGCACGGCTTTTAGTAGCACGTCATAAACTGTTTCGGGAACAAAGTTACTCTCTAAAGCGGCTTGGCGGGCAGAATGATAGCCTCTGATTTGGGCTTTGAAATTATGCACTTTCACATTAGTTTGCAGGGTTTTTGCATAAGTGTGTTGGTATTGCTGGTAGTTACTGTAAAGGGCTTCATAAGCTGCTTTGCGAACTGTTCGATCCTTACTTTCCATAAGGGAAATATAATTACCATGGGTGAGTTGAAGCGGTTCTCCTTTCTCGTCTTTTACGAGTGGAAAGCGCACATCAGCATTATCAAAAACCTCAAATGTTTCTGTGGCACTAGAAAAAATTTCCCCAGCTGAGGCTAAGAGTTGCTCTTCTTTTGGGCTTAAAATGTGAGCTTTTTTAGCGAATAGGCGTTCAAAGTAATGAGCAAATGCTTGAAGTTTTGGTGTTTCTTGGAGGTAAGCAGCGTATTGCTCAGAAGAAAGTTCTAGAAATTCTGGCTCATAAAAAGCTGTCACTGCTTCAAATTTGACATACAGCGCTGTTGCTTTTGACTGATATTCCTGATATTTTGCTTTTCTGGTGTCTTGATCATTTTTCATTGAAGCGTAGACATAGAGCTGCTCGATGTCAGCAGCGGTGGATAATAGTGTCTCAGTTGCTTCCAGAAGAATCATTGAGCTTTCAAGCAAATGTCCCTCAAAGTCTGGTAGGTTATGTCGGCTAGCTCCTTGCCATTTCCCCGAACTTTCTAATTTTGCGCTCACGCGAGCCAATTCTTCTTCCCAAGCTTGATCTGTTGAAAATATTGTTGTTAAATCCCATGTTAATTCTTCAGCGATTTCTTCACGTTCTTTAACCATTTTGCTCCTCTCTTTTTGCTTAGGGGTCGAAATTTTACTTTCTTTTTTCTAAGCTTTGACCTGATTTTTTTCGTTTTCACGTTCTTTCATTATAGCATAGAAACGCGGTGGGTAGAGGTTTTCAGTGTATTTTTCTGTAAAATTTTCCCAAAAATTTTGGTAATACTCGCTGATATTTTGAGTAATTTGACAGAAATTCACTGACGGAAGTTCCAATTTACTGACGGTCAGTAAATTTAAGCCTGGTGGAGCAAAAAAAGACTTCTGAAAATTTTTCGTCAGCAAATTCTCTCCCTTTTGGTAATATATTTCTTGTATTTTGAGCCATTTTGCGGAACGATGGAAAAGTTGCTGACGGATAAAACGTTCTGATGATTGCCCTTTGGGCACGGTAATGCTCTGTAATTTTTGACGCTGATAAGGGCGGCGCAAGAGTGATAATAAGGGCGCTTTTTTAAAAGAAAATTCGTCCGTCAAATAAAGTAAATGCCCTTGCAAATCTTCGTGAATGAGTGATTTTAATCTTAGTTTTTGTTTTTCGAGATCTAATTCCCAATAGTAAAAACCTCTATTTTCTGAAAAATAAAGAAGATTTTTTTGCAGTTCAGTCAATCGCTCTTGCATCCATAAGTCTTTTCCCATCAACCAAAGCACACGATAACCATGTTGGCGATAATTTTCACTGCGCTCTTTGAGCCTTTTTAGAGATAGGTAAGAACACTGAATTTCGATAGCAATTTTGTCGTTGACAAGTAAGTCTGGTCGTTGATTTAATGCAGGCAGATAGCGTTCAATCTCTACTTTTTCATCTTGCTTAAACCATTCATAAAGTTCTTTTTTTAAACCTAAATGTTGAGCGGATTCATTTTCAAGTGCTAAATCACAGGCTTGTAAACTTTTGTGAGCAAAATGAGGAGTTTTTATGGCTCCATTTTTTAGGGAAAGTTCAGAACGACAAGCGGGACAAAAATACTTTCCTTTCAAGGATTCCGGTCTATTTTCTAAAAGATTTATAAGTTTTTTATTTTCATCAAAAGCTGTTAGCATACTTATATATACGATAAAAATCTCCTTTTGTAACAGAAAAAATGCTGACGGAATTTTCGTCAGCATTTTCTCTTAATGATGAAGGTTAATTTGACGCAAAATAACTGTGCCAATTGCCAAAATAACAAAGAAAGCAACAATCAATCCCACCCAAATCATGTGTTTTTTTCGTTCAGTATTCATCACAGCAATAAATTCTCGAATAAACGCCGGCACTCGGTAATACATCGCGGTCTTTCCGCCGCGTCCTCCTTCAGCTTCCAGTCCCAAGCGGGCTGCAAATAAAGCGGCACGAAAAACATGATAATCAGAAGTAAAGAAGAGAAACTTGCTTTTGACCAATTCAGAAGAAAAAACAAGATTTTCATAGGTTGTTCGTGACTTATCCTCAAGTCTCGTACGCTCTATTGGAAAGCCAAGGCTTTCAACCGCATATTTCTGCATGGCTTGCGCTTCAGAAATCTTTTCATCTGCCCCTTGCCCTCCAGAAAATACCAGAATTGTTGATTGATTACGAACGGCATTGACCGCGGCTCGAATCCGATTTCCTAACAGTTTACCAACACGTTCCCCTTCAATCAGACCCGCACCAAGCACCACGTGATAAGAAGCAGAAACTTTGCGAACTCGCCGCCCGTAAACCCAGCTTGACAAGAAAAAAATGCCAAATTGCCAAGCTAAATACACTGATAACACAGGGAAAACCATCCCCAAAATACGTAACCAAAGCCAACTATCTGGCAAATGTCCCAAAGAAAGATAAATCCAATCCACAAGTAAAAACAAGAGCACAACGATAGGAAGGAGCAAGTTACCAATGGATTTTGACTCTCGCCGCCACATTCTAACTGTTAAAACAACGATACTAATAGGAACGACCACCCCAATAACCAAAGGAAAAACCCCAATAAAAATCAGTTCCGCAATAAATAAGAAAACGAAAATTTCCAGATGTAAATTCGTCAAAACAAGCCCTGAACCAATAACCCCATTGATTGTAACCCAAAGAAAGAGTAAGTAAAAAAACGCCAACCTACCCAAACGTAAGGTTCGTAAATCCTTTAAATGCCGCAACTTCCAGCCAAAAAGAAAAGTTAATCCAGCAAAAAATAAGGTTAAAATCGCTCCTACAATAAATAAGCCATTATCCATAATCCAGTCTCACCTACTCCTTTTATTTTTCCTATTACTTAAATTTCACACAAATTACTCCATTATAGCTAGAAAAACTAATTTTTTATTAAATATAAAAAGTTCAGAAGGTGTTTCTTTTCACTTCTGAACTTCAATCTTTATTTATTCGTAAAAGAAAGTCTTAACATAGTTCATCGCTGCTTGATTTTTGGGCATTTGTGTATGACTTGTATCTTCCCCCTTGATGAGATAATGCACAACAGAATTTCCATTTTTTATCAAAAGCGGGTAGATAGAAAATGCATCCGCAAAAGGTACTGTTCCGTCTGTTTCTTTTTTCATATCATAAGCCCCCTCAAGCAACACCACTTGAATGTTTTTGTCCACGCGCTCATAGTTTTCTTGCCAAAACTTATAATATTTTGTTTTGACTTTCGGGCCATCTTTCAAGACTTGTTCAAGTGTTTGGTCTGGTTGCGCCGTGCAAGCATTAAACTGACCATCAAGCGCCACCCACTTTTTAATCGGAGGCAAATCACGGTCATAGCCATGCTCAATGAGATAGCGATAAGTTCCGCCACCACCTGCTGAAAAGCCTAAGACATTAACATAAGGCACATTGTAGTGCTTACCGAGATAGCGCATAATTGCTTCTAAAGCATTTTCATACTTAACTGAATTGTTCGTTCCTTTGACCATGCCAACTTCAATGGTTGGGTGATCATTGTGTCCGTCAATCTTTCCCGTAATTTTGAGCGAATTATCATTTTCAGTGTCCACAACAATTGTTAGCCCTTTTTTCGCATGAGTGCTTTTGTCTGAAGTCATAGTGTTAACCATTGCATCCATAGAATGTGCATTGCCACTAGAACCAGCAATATAGAGTGTTGGATAGAGGGGGCGATTTTTCGTTGCTCCTGCTGGATGAGGCGCAAGCACAAAACGACCAATCACTACTCCAACAACAAATACACCAATAAATTTCACGATAAGACTGATTTTTTTCATGATTAAATTTTACCACTTTTTTAATAAATTAAGGTATATTTATCCCTTTTCCTCTTCTTTTCTGGAGGGTTCACTCAGAAAATTATCCAAAAAAAGAAGCCATCAGGGACTGACAGTCTTCTTTATTAAATATTTTATGTTTACAAAACAGCTAAAACAGCAAAGTTGATAAGGAATAAAATAGCAACAACCCAAATGACTGGTTTAACTTCTTTCACTTTACCAGTGAAGACTTTCACCAAGATGTAGGTAATAAAGCCGGCCGCAATCCCGTAAGAAATCGAGTAAGCCAGTCCCATAAAGACTGAGGCAAAGAAAGCAGGAATCGCTTCGTTCAAATCACCCCATTTGATTTCTTTAAATGAACCAAGCATCATCATCCCAACGATAATCAAGATAGGTGCTGTAGCCTGTGTTGGTACAATCGCAAGCAAAGGCAAGAACAAGCTAGAAATAGCAAACATAATTGCCGTAACGACTGAAGCAAGACCCGTACGGCCACCAGCTC
The DNA window shown above is from Lactococcus sp. S-13 and carries:
- a CDS encoding GDSL-type esterase/lipase family protein, whose protein sequence is MKITIFGDSVTNGFGMDEGGSSTILARLIEQKRPDIKVILYGMNGDDTYGALFRLKYVAQEAADLNFVFFGANDASPYHLIRLQEFQDNLAQIISRLGPKKTILITPPFYNDDEPMHYSKLSEVKLFRQATIDLAERKGIQVIDIFQTMSEHENPKGLLRADGIHFTPETYELLAEEILRSIKEFVQ
- a CDS encoding PstS family phosphate ABC transporter substrate-binding protein, translated to MKKKILVGLIAAGALLTLAACGSSNSSSSSSSQSSDKALSGKIIAGGSTALQPLAQQSSTEFMAKNPNVQVTVQGGGSGVGLTQVATGSFQIGNSDIFAEEKSGIDASAITDHKVAVVGFAPIINADIDVKNLTSQQLQDVFTGKVTNWKEVGGQNQKITVISRTEGSGTRVNFDRLALGGATEVSGPAQDASGSVVQMVGQTPGAISYVALSYVETSKDIKAVSIDGVEPTEENVVTNAYKVWSYEHMYTNTKKETAAEKAFIKYVANNEKDIKKLGYIPIGDMKVERDAEGNITKK
- the pepF gene encoding oligoendopeptidase F, with the translated sequence MVKEREEIAEELTWDLTTIFSTDQAWEEELARVSAKLESSGKWQGASRHNLPDFEGHLLESSMILLEATETLLSTAADIEQLYVYASMKNDQDTRKAKYQEYQSKATALYVKFEAVTAFYEPEFLELSSEQYAAYLQETPKLQAFAHYFERLFAKKAHILSPKEEQLLASAGEIFSSATETFEVFDNADVRFPLVKDEKGEPLQLTHGNYISLMESKDRTVRKAAYEALYSNYQQYQHTYAKTLQTNVKVHNFKAQIRGYHSARQAALESNFVPETVYDVLLKAVHHYLPLLHRYIALRKQILGLPDLKMYDLYRPLSNLDYKFDYESGQKKAQEVLSIFGEAYAMRVKRAFDERWIDVAENVGKRSGAYSGGAYTTNAFMLLNWQETLDDLFTLVHEMGHSMHSTFTRENQPYVYGDYPIFLAEIASTTNENILTESLLNESKNDKERFALLNHWLDSFRGTVFRQSQFAEFEQIIHETDAAGEVLTSEFLNELYGKLNEKYYGLSAIENEEIQYEWARIPHFYYNFYVFQYATGFAAASFLAEKIVHGTAKDREKYLDYLKAGSSAYPLEVIAKAGVDMESGEYLEAAFKLFEKRLDELEKLVEKGVHL
- the smpB gene encoding SsrA-binding protein SmpB, whose translation is MVKNTEDKPLAQNKKARHDYEIYETFEAGIVLTGTEIKSVRQAKIQLKDGFARVRNGEVWLSNVHIAPFEQGNIFNVEELRTRKLLLKKAEIAKIDKELTGTGITFIPLKVYLKNGFAKVLMGLARGKKDYDKRETLKRKEQNRDIARQIKAYNR
- a CDS encoding peptidylprolyl isomerase PrsA encodes the protein MKLKKLGLVIATVFAGAALVTLTGCSSNSSTDKDIITMKGDTIRVSDLYKEAKDFPSMPTTTLLQNLTFDKIFSKDFGKEVTDKDVAAQVKKIKSQYGEQFSSALQQQGLTEASFTPYMRTQMLEQAAIEHEIKATQYTDANLKKAWATYHPDVTAYVVAETSKDAATKALEAAKKDDAGKAAFEKTNAASKMTFNSTTTTVPAAVQTAAFKLKNGEFSDVIEATNSSTGSSSYYLVEMVKTSDKGTDMNKYKKELKAVIKSEKEQDSTYVAGVISKYLKKNNVTVKETAFSSLFSQFTATSSTSSSTK
- a CDS encoding O-methyltransferase — encoded protein: MVETYKRTSNPMMNRPVVKPELVEWMRESQTQLSGEITNVLEFAQTNNIPVIPHETVLYFQMLLSLMRPQRILEIGTAIGFSALMMSESAPNAEIVTIDRNPEMIALAKENLKQYDHRKQIILKEGDAAEVLTELTGTFDIIFMDSAKSKYVEFLPRALELLSDNGVILMDDIFQAGEILVPIMEIKRSQRALERGLRRLFDEVFNNPKYMTSVLPLGDGLLMIKKA
- the alaS gene encoding alanine--tRNA ligase; this translates as MKTMTSAEVRQMFLDFFKSKGHTIEPSQSLVPVNDPTLLWINSGVATLKKYFDGSVVPENPRITNAQKAIRTNDIENVGKTARHHTMFEMLGNFSIGDYFRNEAIAFGWELLTSSEWFDFPAEKLYITYYPDDKDTFNRWVEVGVDPSHLIPIEDNFWEIGAGPSGPDTEIFFDRGEIYDPENVGLKLLAEDIENDRYIEIWNIVLSQFNANPAIPRSEYPELPQKNIDTGMGLERMVCIIQGGKTNFDTDLFLPIIREIERLSGKTYSPDTENMSFKVIADHIRSLSFAIGDGALPGNEGRGYVLRRLLRRAVMHGKKLGIQGKFLASLVPTVGKIMQSYYPEVLEKQDFIMQIIDREEETFNRTIDAGQKLIDELLVNLKAEGKDTLDGVDIFRLYDTYGFPVELTEELAEDEGFKIDHEGFKAAMKEQQDRARAAVVKGGSMGSQNETLSSIEVESIFLYDEHQAQAKLLVAVKEDEKVETVTGHAQLVFDVTPFYAEMGGQVADHGVIKNAAGQVVANVVDVQHSPHGQNLHAVEILSTLKVGESYTLEIDEARRNAVVKNHTATHLLHAALHTVVGNHALQAGSLNETDFLRFDFTHFAQVTKEELAAIEQEVNEKIWENIAVETRTDLTVDQAKELGAAALFGEKYGKNVRVVIIGDYSIELCGGTHTQSTSEIGLFKIVKEEGIGSGVRRIIAVTGQKAYEAFKNAENTLAEVATVVKAPQASQVVAKVSSLQEEFKTLQKENDALAGKLAASQSDEIFKDVKTAGDTSFIASQVTVPDANGLRNLADIWKQKELSDVLVLVAKIGEKVSLLVASKSSVVKAGNLVKELAPFVDGRGGGKPDMAMAGGSNASGIPELLAAVSEKLV